The sequence CCCGGGCGAACAGGAGTTGCTCCCGGTGCAGCAGCATTTTATGAACCGGGTGGCCGGATCCGCCTATTCTGACATGCTTGAACTGCCCGATACTACGGATACGGTGCGCGAGACCTTTCCTTCGCCAAAATCCGTGATGTTTAAATCGATGATGATTCCCGGATGGGGGCAAATCGAAAACCGGCAGGCCTGGAAAGTGCCTATTGTTTACGGTTTGTTTGCCGGAGTTGGGTATTATACCTACTATTTGAATGGGCAGTATCAGGACTACCGCGCCGCCTACTACAACAGCTTTTCGGAGAATACCGACCAGCGGTTTGGCCCGACGCCGGTGAGGCTGCAGGGTGTAAACCGGTCGCAG comes from Rhodohalobacter mucosus and encodes:
- a CDS encoding DUF5683 domain-containing protein; the protein is MMICLFAALPASAQTSPGEQELLPVQQHFMNRVAGSAYSDMLELPDTTDTVRETFPSPKSVMFKSMMIPGWGQIENRQAWKVPIVYGLFAGVGYYTYYLNGQYQDYRAAYYNSFSENTDQRFGPTPVRLQGVNRSQLQSNRNSLRNRRDFMAIVFLLAYGLNAVDAYVFAHMRSFDVSDDLTARTLLSPDLLADGSPGITLSISLSKK